A genome region from Leifsonia sp. Root112D2 includes the following:
- a CDS encoding lipase maturation factor family protein: MDWFGANGYELARQVLQRGVAAIYLVAFLSTLAQLPALLGEHGLLPVPDFLRLAYARRQPTLFRWRYSDRLLRAVAVSGAVIAASIVAGLPQLAPPWLPLVLFLAIWLGYLSIVNVGQTFYGYGWESLLLEAGFMVAFLGSNEVAPPVTVIWLIRWLVFRLEFGAGMIKMRGDRSWRDLTALFYHHETQPMPNPLSRRAHLLPHWFHRLEVLGNHFAQLVVPFFLFAPQPVASIAAAIVILTQLWLIVTGNFAWLNVLTVILAFAAVSDPAAHVVVAAMPTGTNYADATAPAWFAIVVLAVSALIIYLSWWPARNLVARHQLMNASFNRWHLVNAYGAFGSVTTVRYEIVIEGTDAAQPDDDAVWREYEFRGKPGDPRRMPRQFAPYHLRLDWQMWFLALGSSDTRWFIVLLARLLEADASTLRLLRVDPFDGVAPRWIRARRYRYRFATREQRKGERVVWVREEAGMLVPPISGSAD; this comes from the coding sequence ATGGACTGGTTCGGCGCGAACGGGTATGAACTGGCGCGGCAGGTGCTTCAGCGGGGCGTCGCCGCGATCTATCTCGTTGCCTTTCTCTCCACTCTCGCGCAGCTTCCGGCGCTCCTCGGCGAGCACGGGCTGCTGCCGGTTCCCGACTTTCTGCGGCTCGCCTATGCGCGACGCCAGCCGACACTCTTCCGGTGGCGGTACTCCGACCGTCTGCTGCGCGCGGTTGCCGTCTCGGGGGCGGTCATCGCGGCATCCATCGTCGCCGGCCTGCCGCAGCTGGCACCGCCGTGGCTGCCGCTCGTTCTTTTTCTCGCGATCTGGCTCGGCTACCTCTCCATCGTGAACGTGGGGCAGACCTTCTACGGCTACGGTTGGGAGAGCCTGCTGCTCGAGGCCGGCTTCATGGTCGCCTTTCTCGGCTCCAACGAGGTCGCGCCGCCGGTCACCGTCATCTGGCTGATCCGCTGGCTGGTGTTTCGGCTCGAGTTCGGCGCCGGCATGATCAAGATGCGCGGAGACCGATCGTGGCGCGACCTCACTGCGCTCTTCTACCACCACGAAACCCAGCCGATGCCGAACCCGCTGAGCCGCCGCGCCCACCTGCTGCCGCACTGGTTTCACCGGCTGGAGGTGCTCGGCAACCATTTCGCCCAGCTGGTCGTGCCGTTCTTCCTGTTTGCCCCGCAACCGGTCGCGAGCATCGCCGCGGCCATCGTTATCCTCACCCAGCTCTGGCTCATCGTCACCGGAAACTTCGCCTGGCTCAACGTGCTCACCGTCATCCTGGCCTTCGCCGCCGTGAGCGACCCTGCCGCCCACGTGGTCGTCGCCGCCATGCCCACCGGCACCAATTATGCGGATGCGACGGCGCCGGCCTGGTTCGCCATCGTCGTTCTGGCGGTCAGCGCGCTGATCATCTATCTGAGCTGGTGGCCGGCACGCAACCTTGTCGCCCGCCACCAACTCATGAACGCGAGCTTCAACCGCTGGCACCTCGTGAACGCCTACGGCGCCTTCGGCAGCGTCACGACGGTGCGCTACGAAATCGTGATCGAGGGCACGGATGCCGCCCAGCCCGACGATGACGCCGTCTGGCGGGAATACGAGTTCAGGGGCAAACCGGGCGACCCACGCCGGATGCCGCGGCAGTTCGCCCCGTACCACCTGCGCCTCGATTGGCAGATGTGGTTTCTCGCGCTGGGCTCATCCGACACCCGCTGGTTCATCGTTCTGCTCGCGCGACTGCTCGAGGCGGATGCGTCGACGCTGCGACTGCTGCGCGTCGACCCGTTCGACGGGGTGGCTCCGCGCTGGATCCGGGCGCGACGATATCGGTACCGGTTCGCCACGAGAGAGCAACGCAAGGGTGAACGGGTCGTCTGGGTGCGCGAGGAGGCCGGGATGCTGGTGCCGCCGATTTCGGGCTCTGCTGATTGA
- a CDS encoding alkaline phosphatase family protein codes for MTGESNSAGSRRPLAIVVVAVAVATIVIVGVGLASLNSAPPVTHSPADLSNSAYCQGAGVHQTISAPQKVVLIVLENESASTLDGSADAPFANNTLTAQCGHFAKGVMHSTTHGSEGNYIALTAGLNPTSDSGSDALAKFTLSDCPPDSAESSCKYGGGHFAATIPSLFSQIEKTYGAAGWRTFADDMPTACDKNDAHVYAITSTAKHRLYVARHNPAVFFDGINCDQNDVPAGDWKKRNGALYDAVKGGTLPSFTYLQPNDIENGHDPVTENGITVAGGTSRINNIDRYLSAVMSMIRSGPDYQRGNLIVVVTFDEGAKSGTLKGDDKVGQNCADPNVSPLATSCQIPSWIVGRYVPHYTYPSYMNQFGLLAAMERVLKLPALLGHAADSSTPNILTGTATNPNPFNIAP; via the coding sequence ATGACAGGAGAATCAAACTCGGCTGGTTCCCGAAGGCCGCTCGCGATCGTCGTTGTCGCCGTCGCCGTCGCGACTATCGTCATAGTGGGAGTCGGGCTCGCCTCGCTGAATTCCGCGCCGCCGGTGACGCACTCTCCTGCCGATCTGTCGAACTCCGCCTACTGCCAGGGTGCGGGTGTACACCAAACGATATCGGCCCCGCAGAAAGTCGTGCTGATCGTACTCGAGAACGAGTCAGCGTCGACGCTCGATGGCTCCGCCGACGCTCCCTTCGCGAACAACACTCTCACCGCCCAGTGCGGCCATTTCGCGAAGGGGGTCATGCACAGCACCACACACGGTTCCGAAGGCAACTACATCGCCCTGACCGCGGGACTCAACCCCACCAGTGATTCAGGCAGTGACGCACTCGCCAAATTCACACTCTCCGATTGCCCGCCCGACAGCGCTGAGTCCTCCTGCAAATACGGCGGCGGCCATTTCGCGGCCACGATTCCATCACTGTTTTCACAAATCGAAAAGACCTATGGGGCTGCAGGGTGGCGCACGTTCGCTGACGACATGCCGACCGCGTGCGATAAGAACGACGCTCATGTTTACGCGATCACTTCAACCGCCAAGCATCGTCTGTACGTTGCTCGGCACAATCCCGCAGTCTTCTTCGACGGAATTAATTGCGACCAGAACGACGTTCCCGCGGGTGACTGGAAGAAAAGGAACGGTGCACTCTACGACGCCGTGAAGGGGGGCACGCTGCCGTCTTTCACCTACCTGCAACCCAACGACATTGAAAACGGTCATGACCCGGTGACAGAAAACGGCATCACCGTTGCGGGCGGTACAAGTCGAATTAACAACATCGACCGGTACCTCTCAGCGGTCATGTCAATGATCCGTTCAGGCCCTGACTATCAGCGGGGGAACCTTATCGTCGTCGTCACCTTCGATGAGGGAGCGAAGAGTGGGACGCTCAAAGGTGACGACAAGGTCGGCCAGAACTGCGCAGATCCGAACGTCAGCCCGCTTGCCACGTCCTGCCAGATTCCAAGTTGGATCGTGGGCCGGTATGTACCGCACTACACCTACCCGAGTTATATGAACCAGTTCGGCCTTCTCGCAGCTATGGAGCGTGTCCTAAAGCTTCCTGCGTTGCTCGGGCACGCAGCAGACTCTTCGACACCAAACATCCTGACCGGGACCGCGACGAATCCAAACCCATTCAATATCGCGCCATGA